In Gossypium arboreum isolate Shixiya-1 chromosome 5, ASM2569848v2, whole genome shotgun sequence, a single genomic region encodes these proteins:
- the LOC108451710 gene encoding uncharacterized protein LOC108451710 produces MDRCDGGFDGDHCETPVSSVTKTGAESQDRAVGDDALSQAMLRILERVVGANAGSGGHRSITERLQSNGAEVFRGIAGVAPNVVEYWVEATECIMDNLDFTAEQKLKGVVSLLRDEAYQWWLTVRDGTQLEKSSYIDARRHEFLNLTQGDRSVAKYEADFLRLSRYAQGMLATEYEHCVYFEDGLRDNLRVLIAPQREREFAVLVEKAKIVEEVKRAECQNHDRGKAKRDVESSNAGVRTRKKARSDGSVRVGPTVAPVGVEICQLRNRLQPGECWRSTGACFRCGSSEHRVKDCPLRTNQMQALATETAQPPRVVQQPPKGRG; encoded by the exons ATGGATCGGTGTGATGGAGGGTTCGATGGTGACCACTG TGAGACACCGGTGTCATCTGTTACTAAGACTGGTGCTGAGTCTCAGGACCGTGCAGTTGGAGACGATGCATTGTCCCAGGCCATGCTGCGAATCCTGGAGAGGGTCGTTGGGGCTAATGCTGGATCTGGAGGCCATAGGTCAATTACGGAACGACTCCAATCCAATGGGGCTGAGGTATTCAGGGGCATCGCTGGAGTTGCTCCTAATGTGGTTGAGTACTGGGTGGAGGCCACGGAGTGTATTATGGATAATCTGGATTTTACTGCCGAGCAGAAGCTCAAGGGGGTTGTTTCATTACTTCGCGatgaagcatatcagtggtggctgacgGTTAGGGATGGCACTCAGCTTGAGA AGTCCAGTTACATCGACGCTAGGAGGCATGAGTTCTTGAATCTTACTCAGGGAGATCGTTCAGTGGCCAAGTATGAGGCTGACTTTCTGAGGCTGAGCCGTTATGCACAAGGCATGCTGGCGACTGAGTATGAGCACTGTGTTTATTTTGAGGACGGCCTTAGGGATAACTTGAGGGTCCtaatagctccgcagagggagcgtgagtTTGCCGTGTTGGTCGAGAAGGCCAAGATTGTGGAGGAGGTTAAGCGCGCTGAGTGCCAGAACCATGATAGAGGGAAGGCTAAGAGGGATGTAGAGTCTTCGAACGCTGGGGTGAGGACTAGaaaaaaggccagatctgatgggTCCGTGAGAGTTGGGCCTACTGTTGCACCTGTTGGGGTGGAGATTTGTCAGCTTCGTAATAGACTACAaccgggcgagtgttggaggtctactggagcttgttttagatgtgggtcTTCTGAGCATCGTGTTAAGGATTGTC